A genomic segment from Salvia splendens isolate huo1 chromosome 13, SspV2, whole genome shotgun sequence encodes:
- the LOC121762742 gene encoding alcohol dehydrogenase class-3-like, protein MATQGQVITCKAAVAWEPNKPLVIEEVQVAPPLAGEVRIKILFTALCHTDAYTWSGKDPEGLFPCILGHEAGGIVESVGEGVTEVQPGDHVIPCYQAECKECKFCKSGKTNLCGKVRVATGVGVMLTDRKSRFSINGKPIYHFMGTSTFSQYTVVHDVSVAKIDPVAPLEKVCLLGCGVSTGLGAVWNTAKVEQGSIVAVFGLGTVGLAVAEGAKAAGASRIIGIDIDTKKFDRAKDFGVTEFLNPKDHEKPIQQVIVDLTDGGVDYSFECIGNVDVMRAALECCHKGWGTSVIVGIAASGQEISTRPFQLVTGRVWKGTAFGGFKSRSQVPLLVDKYLKKEIKVDEYVTHNSTLPEINKAFDMMHEGMCLRVVLDMFV, encoded by the exons ATGGCTACTCAAGGTCAAGTCATTACTTGCAAAG CGGCGGTGGCCTGGGAACCCAATAAACCCCTGGTGATCGAAGAGGTGCAGGTGGCGCCGCCGCTAGCCGGAGAAGTCAGGATCAAAATCCTCTTCACCGCTCTCTGTCACACAGATGCCTACACCTGGAGCGGCAAG GATCCTGAAGGTCTCTTCCCGTGCATCCTTGGTCATGAAGCTGGTGG GATAGTTGAGAGTGTTGGTGAAGGTGTGACTGAAGTTCAACCGGGCGATCATGTTATTCCCTGTTATCAGGCTGAGTGTAAGGAATGCAAGTTTTGCAAATCTGGTAAGACGAATCTTTGTGGGAAAGTCAGGGTAGCTACTGGAGTTGGAGTTATGTTGACTGACCGCAAAAGCCGCTTTTCAATCAATGGAAAACCTATCTATCATTTCATGGGCACATCAACGTTTAGTCAGTACACTGTTGTTCATGATGTTAGCGTTGCCAAGATTGACCCCGTAGCACCATTGGAGAAAGTGTGTCTGCTTGGTTGTGGTGTTTCAACAG GTCTTGGAGCTGTTTGGAATACTGCAAAAGTCGAACAAGGTTCCATAGTTGCTGTATTTGGTCTCGGCACTGTTGGACTTGCT GTGGCAGAGGGTGCAAAAGCTGCTGGAGCTTCCCGTATCATAGGGATTGATATTGACACGAAAAAGTTTGATAGAG CAAAGGACTTTGGTGTGACCGAGTTCCTCAACCCAAAGGATCACGAGAAACCAATCCAGCAGGTCATTGTGGATCTAACAGATGGTGGTGTTGACTATAGTTTTGAATGCATTGGCAATGTTGATGTAATGAGGGCTGCTTTAGAATGCTGCCATAAG GGTTGGGGAACATCAGTTATTGTAGGCATTGCAGCTTCTGGTCAAGAGATCTCCACACGTCCTTTTCAGCTGGTGACTGGCCGTGTCTGGAAGGGCACAGCATTTGGTGGTTTCAAAAGTCGCTCACAAGTACCTTTGCTTGTCGACAAGTATCTAAAGAAA GAAATCAAGGTTGATGAGTACGTCACCCACAATTCTACACTGCCTGAGATCAACAAAGCCTTCGATATGATGCACGAAGGAATGTGCCTTCGCGTTGTGCTTGACATGTTCGTATAA
- the LOC121760462 gene encoding uncharacterized protein LOC121760462: MPYSIYKKLENAKLVETNMEIQLADGSCIYPEGVLDDKLVKVNKFMYPADFFVIKTTEPGAEESVGILLGRPFLSTASTVIDVLQGTMKLSFNGEQLTFEVDKAVRKPQDNESIQTVDAISPRKQKYPEKKSFKEPPSSSTEGEQLKREVAEWFDTTMTGEMNDQAIRWAIMKFCQPSQPTESKEVTQLRRVEKLPDQAAPLKGMLKENPSPTRKLISAPTSPMTLKNLTNQANNKPVNLNLQEQEGKSKKKLRPDQGVVKWKTHALIETHPELYMHPMVKKGETPHFNRQYRISPALRLEEFMVGEEELLFQC, translated from the coding sequence atgccgtattctatatacaagaagctgGAAAATGCTAAGCTTGTCGAAACTAATATggaaatacagctagcagacgggtcttgcatcTACCCCGAAGGAGTTCTGGATGATAAACTTGTCAAAGTAAACAAGTTTATgtaccccgccgacttcttcgtcataaagACGACAGAGCCGGGAGCGGAAGAGTCTGTTGGCatccttttgggaaggccattcTTATCCACAGCCAGCACAGTCATCGACGTCCTCCAGGGGACGATGAAGCTGagttttaatggagaacaacttACTTTCGAAGTTGATAAAGCTGTGAGGAAGCCACAGGACAACGAGAGCATTCAAACAGTAGATGCTATCAGCCCTCGGAAACAAAAGTATCCGGAAAAGAAATCCTTCAAAGAACCACCCTCTAGTTCCACTGAAGGTGAACAGCTCAAGAGAGAGGTAGCAGAATGGTTTGATACGACGATGACTGGAGAAATGAACGATCAAGCCATTAGATGGGCAATTATGAAATTTTGCCAACCGTCACAACCAACCGAGTCAAAAGAGGTTACCCAACTAAGAAGGGTCGAGAAACTACCTGACCAAGCCGCTCCATTGAAAGGAATGCTGAAGGAAAATCCCTCGCCTACAAGGAAACTAATCTCCGCACCAACATCGccgatgactctcaagaacctTACCAACCAGGCCAATAACAAACCAGTCAACCTAAATCTGCAGGAACAGGAAGGGAAATCGAAGAAAAAACTGAGGCCAGATCAAGGGGTAGTCAAGTGGAAAACGCATGCCTTGATAGAAACCCACCCGGAGTTGTATATGCATCCCATGGTAAAAAAGGGAGAGACGCCCCACTTTAATCGACAATACAGAATTAGCCCCGCCCTGAGATTGGAAGAGTTCATGGTGGGGGAGGAAGAGTTACTCTTCCAGTGTTAA